In Streptomyces sp. NBC_00569, a single genomic region encodes these proteins:
- the mqnC gene encoding cyclic dehypoxanthinyl futalosine synthase encodes MTEKADLQTVLDRAAAGGRITPEEALDLYRDAPLHALGAAADAIRRRRYAGTEHIATYIIERNINYTNVCVTACKFCAFYAAPKDTAKGWTRDLDDILRRCAETVELGGTQIMFQGGHHPDYGVEYYEKHFSAIKQAFPQLVIHSLGASEVEHMARISKVSVEEAIERIHAAGLDSFAGAGAELLPARPRKAIAPLKESGERWLEIMEAAHRLGVESTSTMLMGTGETNAERIEHLRMIRDVQDRTGGFRAFIPYTYQPENNHLKGRTQATLFEYLRMIAIARIFLDNVAHIQGSWLTTGKEVGQLSLHYGADDLGSIMLEENVVSSAGAKHRSNRLEIIDLIRKAGRVPAQRATTYEHLVVHDDPANDPVDDRVQSHISSTAIEGGTAHPELKLVSTN; translated from the coding sequence GCTCGACCTCTACCGCGACGCTCCCCTGCACGCGCTCGGCGCGGCCGCCGACGCCATCAGGCGCCGCCGGTACGCCGGCACCGAGCACATCGCGACGTACATCATCGAGCGGAACATCAACTACACGAACGTCTGCGTGACGGCGTGCAAGTTCTGCGCCTTCTACGCCGCGCCCAAGGACACCGCCAAGGGCTGGACGCGCGACCTCGACGACATCCTGCGCCGCTGCGCCGAGACCGTCGAACTCGGCGGCACGCAGATCATGTTCCAGGGCGGCCACCACCCGGACTACGGCGTCGAGTACTACGAGAAGCACTTCTCCGCCATCAAGCAGGCGTTCCCCCAGCTGGTCATCCACTCCCTCGGCGCGTCCGAGGTCGAGCACATGGCCCGCATCTCCAAGGTCTCCGTCGAGGAGGCCATCGAGCGCATCCACGCGGCCGGCCTCGACTCCTTCGCGGGCGCCGGCGCCGAGCTCCTCCCGGCCCGCCCCCGCAAGGCGATCGCCCCGCTGAAGGAGTCCGGCGAGCGCTGGCTGGAGATCATGGAGGCGGCCCACCGCCTCGGCGTCGAGTCGACGTCCACGATGCTGATGGGCACCGGCGAGACCAACGCCGAGCGCATCGAGCACCTCCGCATGATCCGCGACGTACAGGACCGCACGGGCGGCTTCCGCGCGTTCATCCCGTACACGTACCAGCCGGAGAACAACCACCTGAAGGGCCGCACGCAGGCCACGCTCTTCGAGTACCTGCGGATGATCGCCATCGCGCGGATCTTCCTCGACAACGTGGCCCACATCCAGGGGTCCTGGCTGACCACCGGCAAGGAGGTCGGCCAGCTGTCGCTGCACTACGGCGCCGACGACCTCGGTTCGATCATGCTGGAGGAGAACGTCGTCTCCTCGGCCGGTGCCAAGCACCGCTCGAACCGCCTGGAGATCATCGACCTCATCCGCAAGGCGGGCCGCGTCCCCGCGCAGCGCGCCACGACGTACGAGCACCTCGTCGTGCACGACGACCCGGCGAACGACCCGGTCGACGACCGCGTCCAGTCGCACATCTCGTCCACCGCGATCGAGGGCGGCACGGCACACCCCGAGCTGAAGCTCGTCTCCACCAACTGA
- a CDS encoding putative quinol monooxygenase — translation MIFIAVKFTARPEYADSWLEHTADFTRATRAEEGNLFFDWSRSVEDPNQYVLLEGFRDGDAGAAHVGSDHFKAGLETMAGLIASVPEIINTEIPGGSWGPMGELSPKG, via the coding sequence ATGATTTTCATCGCCGTGAAGTTCACCGCCCGGCCCGAGTACGCCGACTCCTGGCTGGAGCACACCGCCGATTTCACCCGCGCCACGCGCGCCGAGGAGGGCAACCTCTTCTTCGACTGGTCCCGCAGCGTCGAGGACCCGAACCAGTACGTCCTCCTGGAGGGCTTCCGGGACGGGGACGCGGGGGCCGCGCACGTGGGCTCCGACCACTTCAAGGCCGGCCTGGAGACGATGGCCGGTCTGATCGCCTCCGTGCCGGAGATCATCAATACGGAGATCCCGGGCGGCAGTTGGGGCCCTATGGGTGAATTGTCTCCGAAGGGCTAA
- a CDS encoding PASTA domain-containing protein — protein sequence MRITPKTPEVRVPKFVGLMAVDAREAAAARGVQLAAPDRPDFRLTVVDYVVRQYPLPDTEVPRGAVVTVWFDLAEGEGHGGSGVNEPRMPGPRGGGLQRELDEPGETYTVVGM from the coding sequence GTGCGTATTACACCCAAGACGCCCGAAGTGCGCGTTCCGAAATTCGTCGGTCTGATGGCCGTCGACGCGCGCGAGGCCGCGGCGGCGCGCGGCGTGCAGCTGGCCGCGCCCGACCGCCCCGACTTCCGTCTCACCGTGGTCGACTACGTCGTACGCCAGTACCCGCTGCCCGACACCGAGGTGCCCCGCGGCGCCGTCGTCACCGTCTGGTTCGACCTGGCGGAGGGCGAGGGTCACGGCGGCTCCGGGGTGAACGAGCCCCGTATGCCGGGACCGCGCGGCGGCGGGCTGCAGCGCGAACTGGACGAGCCGGGCGAGACGTACACGGTGGTCGGCATGTAG
- a CDS encoding geranylgeranyl reductase family protein, protein MTEPLSEHSADVIVVGAGPAGSTTAYYLAKAGLDVLLLEKTAFPREKVCGDGLTPRATKQLVSMGIDISEEAGWLRNKGLRIIGGGVRLQLDWPDLASYPDYGLVRKRDDFDEQLARQAQKAGARLYERCNVGAPIIDDRTGRITGVNAKLGEEKREVTFHAPLVVAADGNSTRLSLAMGLHRRDDRPMGVAVRTYFTSPRHDDDYLESWLELWDRRGAQDRLLPGYGWIFGMGDGTSNVGLGILDSSAAFKELDWREVLKAWCASMPEDWGYTPDNMTMPIRGAALPMAFNRQPHYTKGLLLVGDAGGMVNPFNGEGIAYAMESGQIAADVIVQAHARATDAQRELALHRYPKVLKDTYGGYYTLGRAFVKLIGNPKVMKIATQRGLTHPVLMKFTLKMLANLTDPTGGDAMDRIINGLSKVAPKA, encoded by the coding sequence GTGACCGAGCCCCTCTCCGAGCACAGCGCAGATGTGATCGTCGTCGGGGCCGGGCCAGCCGGTTCGACGACGGCGTACTACCTGGCCAAGGCCGGACTCGACGTCCTCCTTCTGGAGAAGACCGCGTTCCCCAGGGAAAAGGTGTGCGGCGACGGCCTCACCCCGCGGGCCACCAAGCAGCTCGTGTCGATGGGCATCGACATCTCCGAAGAGGCGGGCTGGCTGCGCAACAAGGGCCTGCGGATCATCGGCGGCGGCGTCCGGCTCCAGCTGGACTGGCCGGATCTCGCCTCCTACCCGGACTACGGACTCGTCCGCAAGCGCGACGACTTCGACGAGCAGCTCGCCCGGCAGGCGCAGAAGGCGGGCGCGCGCCTGTACGAGCGCTGCAACGTCGGCGCCCCGATCATCGACGACCGCACGGGCCGCATCACCGGCGTCAACGCCAAGCTCGGTGAGGAGAAGCGCGAAGTCACCTTCCACGCGCCCCTCGTCGTCGCCGCGGACGGCAACTCGACCCGGCTGTCCCTCGCGATGGGCCTGCACCGGCGCGACGACCGCCCGATGGGCGTCGCCGTCCGCACGTACTTCACCTCGCCGCGCCACGACGACGACTACCTGGAGTCCTGGCTGGAGCTGTGGGACCGCCGCGGCGCCCAGGACCGGCTGCTGCCCGGCTACGGCTGGATCTTCGGCATGGGCGACGGCACGTCGAACGTCGGCCTCGGCATCCTCGACTCCTCCGCCGCGTTCAAGGAGCTCGACTGGCGCGAGGTCCTGAAGGCCTGGTGCGCCTCGATGCCGGAGGACTGGGGCTACACCCCGGACAACATGACGATGCCGATCCGCGGCGCCGCCCTGCCCATGGCCTTCAACCGACAGCCGCACTACACCAAGGGCCTGCTCCTGGTCGGCGACGCGGGCGGCATGGTGAACCCGTTCAACGGCGAGGGCATCGCGTACGCCATGGAGTCCGGCCAGATCGCGGCCGACGTCATCGTGCAGGCGCACGCCCGCGCGACCGACGCCCAGCGCGAACTCGCCCTCCACCGCTACCCGAAGGTCCTCAAGGACACCTACGGCGGCTACTACACGCTGGGCCGCGCCTTCGTGAAGCTCATCGGCAACCCGAAGGTCATGAAGATCGCGACGCAGCGCGGCCTGACGCACCCGGTGCTCATGAAGTTCACGCTGAAGATGCTCGCCAACCTGACCGACCCGACGGGCGGCGACGCGATGGACCGCATCATCAACGGCCTGAGCAAGGTGGCGCCGAAGGCGTGA
- a CDS encoding demethylmenaquinone methyltransferase, translating to MTRASLDKQPHEVASMFDDVADRYDLTNDVLSLGQARLWRKEVAKAVDARPAQKVLDLAAGTATSSQPFAQAGAYVVPCDFSIGMLQVGKKRHPWMPFTAGDATKLPFKDDTFDAVTISFGLRNVQDTDTALRELYRVTKPGGRVVICEFSQPTWAPFRTVYTEYLMRALPPVARAVSSNPDAYVYLAESIRSWPDQPALAARLQKAGWSDVAWRNLTGGVVALHRGVK from the coding sequence GTGACCCGCGCATCCCTGGACAAGCAGCCGCACGAAGTCGCTTCGATGTTCGACGACGTGGCGGACCGGTACGACCTCACCAACGACGTGCTCTCGCTCGGCCAGGCCCGGCTGTGGCGCAAGGAGGTCGCGAAGGCCGTCGACGCGCGGCCCGCGCAGAAGGTCCTCGACCTCGCGGCCGGTACGGCGACGTCATCGCAGCCCTTCGCGCAGGCCGGCGCCTACGTCGTGCCCTGCGACTTCTCGATCGGCATGCTCCAGGTCGGCAAGAAGCGGCACCCGTGGATGCCGTTCACCGCGGGCGACGCGACGAAGCTGCCGTTCAAGGACGACACCTTCGACGCCGTGACCATCTCCTTCGGCCTCAGGAACGTGCAGGACACGGACACGGCGCTGCGCGAGCTGTACCGGGTGACGAAGCCCGGCGGGCGCGTCGTGATCTGCGAGTTCTCGCAGCCGACGTGGGCGCCGTTCCGCACCGTCTACACCGAGTACCTGATGCGGGCCCTGCCGCCGGTGGCCCGCGCCGTGTCCTCGAACCCGGACGCCTACGTCTACCTCGCCGAGTCGATCCGCAGCTGGCCCGACCAGCCGGCGCTCGCGGCCCGCCTCCAGAAGGCCGGCTGGTCGGACGTGGCCTGGCGCAACCTGACGGGCGGCGTCGTGGCGCTGCACCGCGGCGTCAAGTAG
- a CDS encoding GNAT family N-acetyltransferase — MNRALPDVQLRVPTDEDAFAWHRVFDDPEVMEFHGGAAAELSVYEELTARQRRHDAERGFCLWTMTDTDGDVIGFTGAQPWPHAWGPAGEIEIGWRLGRAHWGRGYATAAALATVERVRAAGVRSVVAMVDSRNERSVAVTRRLGMEPAETFTVPGDPRTGLCFRLAL; from the coding sequence GTGAACCGAGCTCTGCCTGATGTACAGCTGCGTGTCCCCACTGACGAGGACGCCTTCGCCTGGCACCGCGTCTTCGACGACCCGGAGGTCATGGAGTTCCACGGCGGGGCCGCTGCCGAGCTGTCCGTGTACGAGGAGCTGACCGCCCGGCAGCGCCGGCACGACGCGGAGCGCGGCTTCTGCCTGTGGACGATGACCGACACGGACGGCGACGTCATCGGCTTCACGGGCGCGCAGCCCTGGCCGCACGCCTGGGGTCCGGCGGGCGAGATCGAGATCGGCTGGCGGCTCGGGCGGGCGCACTGGGGCCGCGGCTACGCGACGGCGGCCGCCCTGGCGACCGTGGAGCGCGTACGGGCCGCGGGTGTACGGAGCGTTGTGGCGATGGTCGACTCGCGCAACGAGCGGTCGGTGGCGGTGACGCGGCGCCTCGGCATGGAACCCGCCGAAACGTTCACCGTCCCGGGTGACCCGCGCACGGGCCTCTGCTTCAGGCTCGCGCTGTAG